A part of Bacillus rossius redtenbacheri isolate Brsri chromosome 1, Brsri_v3, whole genome shotgun sequence genomic DNA contains:
- the LOC134528197 gene encoding translin codes for MSYSVNNIFTAFQEYLNSDQDLREEIRTIVKDIEQSSREMLTTLQRIHSEGGQKEIAAICSDARKLLGPVRGGFAKLSEKIPYQTYYRYNDHWRFATQRLTFLVSLIIYLETSKLATREEAAQALGVQIERENGFHLDLEDYLFGLLQLSSELSRLAVNSVTYGDYARPIELSRFVTELNAGFRLLNLKNDNLRKRFDALKYDVKKIEEVVYDLTIRGLKPELVAQQASSHEEHAGVVLQQ; via the exons ATGAGTTATTCAGTGAATAACATATTTACAGCTTTTCAAGAGTATTTGAACTCAGATCAAGACCTGAGAGAG GAAATACGCACAATTGTGAAGGATATTGAGCAGTCGTCTCGTGAAATGCTAACAACTCTGCAGAGAATTCATAGTGAAGGTGGTCAAAAAGAAA TTGCTGCCATCTGCTCGGATGCCAGGAAGCTGCTGGGGCCTGTGCGTGGGGGCTTTGCCAAGCTGTCGGAGAAGATCCCGTACCAGACGTACTACCGCTACAACGACCACTGGAGGTTCGCCACCCAGCGCCTCACGTTCCTCGTCTCGCTGATCATCTACCTGGAAACGAGCAAGCTGGCCACCCGGGAGGAGGCCGCCCAGGCTCTGGGGG TACAAATTGAACGTGAGAATGGCTTTCACCTGGACTTAGAGGACTACTTGTTTGGACTGCTCCAATTGTCTTCTGAGCTT TCTCGTCTTGCAGTCAACAGTGTCACCTATGGCGACTACGCTCGACCAATCGAACTGTCTCGTTTTGTGACGGAACTGAATGCGGGATTCCGTCTCCTGAACCTCAAGAATGACAACCTCCGTAAAAGGTTCGATGCTCTCAAGTACGACGTAAAGAAAATCGAAGAGGTTGTGTACGACCTAACCATTCGCGGCCTCAAGCCAGAGTTGGTAGCACAGCAGGCGAGCAGTCACGAAGAACACGCCGGGGTTGTTCTCCAGCAGTAA